A section of the Etheostoma cragini isolate CJK2018 chromosome 12, CSU_Ecrag_1.0, whole genome shotgun sequence genome encodes:
- the ccl20a.3 gene encoding C-C motif chemokine 20a.3 isoform X2 encodes MVSIKAAVMGITLLAVCLLATNASPVRHGCCRNYMAMKIPFSKIKGYSVQTVTEMCPINAIIFHTKRGQACTNPALHWVMDHVNRLRSKAQMVHIKTSQAQE; translated from the exons ATGGTGTCAATCAAAGCTGCAGTGATGGGGATCACGCTCCTCGCTGTTTGTCTACTGGCCACAAACGCATCACCAG TGAGACATGGATGCTGTCGAAATTACATGGCGATGAAAATCCCATTTTCTAAAATCAAGGGTTACTCGGTCCAGACCGTCACTGAGATGTGTCCTATCAACGCCATCAT tttccacaCAAAGAGGGGTCAAGCATGCACCAATCCTGCTTTACACTGGGTGATGGACCATGTCAACCGCTTAAG GAGTAAAGCACAAATGGTTCACATCAAGACATCACAAGCGCAGGAATAA
- the ccl20a.3 gene encoding C-C motif chemokine 20a.3 isoform X1 has translation MVSIKAAVMGITLLAVCLLATNASPAVRHGCCRNYMAMKIPFSKIKGYSVQTVTEMCPINAIIFHTKRGQACTNPALHWVMDHVNRLRSKAQMVHIKTSQAQE, from the exons ATGGTGTCAATCAAAGCTGCAGTGATGGGGATCACGCTCCTCGCTGTTTGTCTACTGGCCACAAACGCATCACCAG cagTGAGACATGGATGCTGTCGAAATTACATGGCGATGAAAATCCCATTTTCTAAAATCAAGGGTTACTCGGTCCAGACCGTCACTGAGATGTGTCCTATCAACGCCATCAT tttccacaCAAAGAGGGGTCAAGCATGCACCAATCCTGCTTTACACTGGGTGATGGACCATGTCAACCGCTTAAG GAGTAAAGCACAAATGGTTCACATCAAGACATCACAAGCGCAGGAATAA
- the ticam1 gene encoding TIR domain-containing adapter molecule 1, which produces MNQGGQENQGTGLRDVLDILVKVPPQRLLSLTFQLGESPEDNIVHALCLILLQKEERALNKLQMLKDNSLANHLAEKWQMSGGKFEDFAHNCGHFQEFTGESLAPLARLFKVLSDQRLCDPPLRNLAYMRALSSDIRKTSKCKDLEYDLLREEAKNVCGPQFEWICSPKDLKSGSYHDPLSNLGEGNTTLKVAQFQDPSERAHSRPSPLQATSSVPSYPTHLEISIPPTASFQDDKITPETSDESKPSEQSQPKSSEPPKFGAKKHSTMDGTLAAEGNKLDSCTSQCESPNQTTKPTAEPNFALPTAKNLVLPEIPVPNDLHASKDAEEEDEPTFYPFVILHAPEDADVADSMRERLETLMRVDGEGATFSGDFAEPGKSTLKCVEDAINNSAFTLLLLTCNFNTRMLELETNSALINSIEKKHKYNTVIPLLPLENCLPKDSIPLVLRTLNPLRENKNLERQLNKFLSPAKVKNQRKIWTAEQKVKMQMERQETLKNLNQYQKQLIKECSTVQSLEKESLSLLMAQQLLFSHSVPPEQGGGDGRVRWPLQQQQQQQPNIHIENARYIMIGNDSQMTVDFGGGADKEDSIHREEEQ; this is translated from the coding sequence ATGAATCAGGGGGGACAAGAAAACCAGGGGACAGGCCTGAGAGACGTCTTGGACATACTAGTTAAGGTACCTCCGCAACGGCTGCTCAGCCTGACATTCCAGCTGGGGGAGTCTCCCGAAGATAATATCGTACACGCCTTGTGTCTGATCCTTCTCCAGAAAGAGGAGCGGGCCTTGAACAAACTCCAGATGCTGAAAGACAACTCCCTCGCTAACCATCTAGCTGAGAAGTGGCAGATGAGTGGAGGCAAATTTGAAGATTTTGCTCATAATTGTGGTCATTTTCAAGAGTTTACAGGAGAATCTTTGGCACCGCTGGCTCGTCTTTTCAAGGTATTGTCAGACCAGAGGCTGTGTGATCCACCTCTGAGAAATCTGGCGTATATGAGAGCCCTTTCCAGTGACATTCGTAAAACGAGCAAATGCAAAGATCTAGAGTATGATCTGCTCAGAGAGGAAGCTAAAAATGTGTGCGGGCCTCAGTTTGAGTGGATTTGCTCCCCAAAGGATCTCAAGTCAGGGTCTTACCATGATCCTCTTAGCAACTTGGGTGAAGGAAACACAACTTTAAAAGTGGCCCAGTTCCAGGATCCGTCAGAGAGAGCTCACAGTCGGCCCAGCCCACTGCAGGCGACCTCTTCAGTGCCCTCATATCCCACTCATCTAGAGATAAGTATACCTCCGACAGCCTCATTTCAAGACGACAAAATAACTCCAGAAACGTCAGATGAATCCAAACCATCCGAGCAATCTCAGCCTAAATCCAGTGAACCTCCTAAGTTTGGAGCAAAGAAACACTCAACGATGGATGGCACATTAGCGGCAGAAGGCAATAAGTTGGACAGTTGCACCAGTCAATGTGAGAGTCCAAACCAAACCACTAAACCAACCGCTGAGCCAAACTTTGCACTACCTACTGCTAAAAACCTTGTCCTACCCGAGATCCCGGTTCCAAATGATCTGCATGCAAGTAAAGAtgcagaagaggaggatgagccAACATTTTATCCATTTGTAATCTTGCACGCACCGGAGGATGCAGATGTGGCTGACAGCATGAGAGAAAGACTGGAAACATTGATGCGGGTCGACGGGGAAGGGGCAACCTTTTCAGGGGACTTTGCCGAGCCCGGAAAGAGCACTCTGAAGTGCGTAGAGGACGCCATCAACAACTCGGCCTTCACTCTTCTGCTGCTTACCTGCAACTTTAACACTCGCATGCTGGAGTTGGAGACAAACTCTGCCCTTATCAACTCCATTGAGAAGAAACACAAGTACAACACGGTCATCCCTCTGCTGCCCCTGGAGAACTGCTTGCCCAAAGACAGCATCCCTTTGGTTTTGCGGACATTAAATCCACTCAGGGAGAACAAAAACCTTGAAAGGCAATTAAATAAGTTTTTGTCGCCCGCGAAGGTTAAAAACCAGAGAAAAATCTGGACAGCAGAGCAGAAAGTAAAAATGCAGATGGAGAGACAGGAGACCCTAAAGAATTTAAACCAGTACCAGAAGCAGTTGATCAAAGAGTGTAGCACAGTACAGTCGCTGGAGAAAGAGAGCCTGAGCCTTTTAATGGCCCAACAACTTCTTTTCAGCCACAGCGTTCCACCAGAACAGGGTGGGGGTGACGGCAGGGTCCGGTGGccactgcaacaacaacaacaacaacaaccgaATATTCACATTGAAAATGCTAGGTACATTATGATTGGTAATGACTCTCAAATGACTGTGGATTTTGGTGGAGGTGCAGACAAAGAGGATTCCATTCACAGAGAGGAGGAGCAATAA